In Phyllostomus discolor isolate MPI-MPIP mPhyDis1 chromosome 2, mPhyDis1.pri.v3, whole genome shotgun sequence, the following are encoded in one genomic region:
- the C2H3orf80 gene encoding uncharacterized membrane protein C3orf80 homolog yields the protein MWGTGVTAEGLSVAPAPPPLLPLLLLLALALVAPSRGGGGCAELACGERERCCDAANATAVRCCKLPLHAFLDNVGWFVRKLSGLLILLVLFAIGYFLQRIICPSPRRYPRGQARPGQARPGTPGDAGTPGAAGPPDDDDDSPALLRDEAAAGSQDSLLDSGSGGRGRGGGGFSVASCATEHELRLVSPAFLQLPSYEEVKYLPTYEESMRLQQLSPGEVVLPVSVLGRPRGSGSGEPDGGEGRFPLI from the coding sequence ATGTGGGGAACTGGGGTCACGGCCGAGGGCCTGTCGGTGGCACCGGCCCCGCCACCACTGCTGccgctgttgctgctgctggcgCTGGCGTTGGTGGCGCCCTCgcggggcggcgggggctgcGCGGAGCTGGCGTGCGGCGAGCGAGAGCGCTGCTGCGACGCGGCCAACGCCACGGCGGTGCGCTGCTGCAAGCTGCCGCTGCATGCCTTTCTCGACAACGTGGGCTGGTTCGTGCGCAAGCTCTCGGGGCTGCTCATCCTGCTCGTACTCTTCGCCATCGGCTACTTCCTGCAGCGCATCATCTGCCCCAGCCCCCGCAGGTACCCGCGCGGGCAAGCGCGGCCTGGGCAGGCGCGTCCCGGCACGCCTGGAGACGCCGGGACGCCGGGAGCCGCCGGGCCGCCCGACGACGACGACGATTCGCCCGCGCTACTGCGGGATGAGGCGGCAGCCGGCTCTCAGGACTCGCTCCTGGACAGTGGCAGTGGTGGTCGGGGCCGGGGAGGCGGCGGGTTCTCGGTCGCCTCCTGCGCCACGGAGCACGAGCTGCGGTTAGTCTCGCCGGCCTTCTTGCAACTGCCCAGCTACGAGGAGGTCAAGTACCTGCCAACCTACGAGGAGTCCATGCGGCTGCAGCAGCTCAGCCCCGGGGAAGTCGTGCTGCCCGTGTCAGTGCTGGGCCGCCCTCGAGGGAGCGGCTCCGGGGAGCCCGACGGCGGCGAGGGCCGCTTCCCGCTCATCTGA